One Benincasa hispida cultivar B227 chromosome 5, ASM972705v1, whole genome shotgun sequence genomic window carries:
- the LOC120077996 gene encoding transcription factor bHLH25-like, whose translation MEKSSMVVFSEMGMEDNGFVNQWHKSSMDELGMLPLAASLGENLQHSYAQTNFDQKASLNHSHNAILGYVKQFKNDEWSSYQTTNHLPNSQVIAYPTASVSASNYSNQMDFTRPKEEVVCPQSISNLPSDILVSQGSLAYQSHVTKSNRGTRSPSTNSRIPQAQDHILAERRRREKLSQRFIALSAIVPGLKKMDKASVLGDAIKYLKQLQEKVKILEEQTRRKDIESVVFVRKSQVFADGNNTSKEEDEPLPEIEARFCDKNVLIRVHCEKKKDVIEKTIAEIEKLHLTIVNSSVMSFGSLALDITIIAQMDKEFCLTLKELVKKLQSTLRLF comes from the exons ATGGAGAAATCATCTATGGTGGTTTTTTCTGAGATG ggAATGGAGGATAATGGCTTTGTCAATCAGTGGCACAAGAGCTCAATGGATGAGCTTGGTATGCTCCCATTAGCAGCTTCTTTGGGGGAGAATTTGCAGCATTCTTATGCTCAAACAAACTTTGATCAAAAGGCTTCTTTAAACCATTCACACAATGCCATACTTGGGTATGTGAAACAGTTCAAAAATGATGAATGGAGTTCATACCAAACAACTAATCATTTGCCAAATTCACAAGTAATTGCTTATCCGACTGCATCTGTTTCGGCTTCCAACTACTCGAACCAAATGGACTTCACGAGGCCAAAAGAGGAGGTTGTGTGTCCTCAGAGTATTAGCAACCTCCCATCTGATATCTTGGTTTCTCAAGGCTCATTAGCCTACCAAAGCCATGTAACCAAGTCGAATCGTGGAACAAGGAGTCCCTCTACAAACAGTAGAATCCCCCAGGCTCAAGATCATATTCTTGCAGAGCGGCGACGGCGAGAGAAGCTCAGCCAGCGGTTTATCGCTTTATCTGCTATAGTTCCTGGCCTAAAGAAG ATGGACAAGGCTTCAGTTCTTGGAGATGCCATTAAGTATCTGAAACAACTCCAAGAGAAAGTGAAGATACTAGAGGAACAAACCCGCAGGAAAGACATCGAATCGGTGGTATTCGTCAGGAAATCCCAAGTTTTTGCTGATGGAAACAACACATCAAAAGAGGAGGACGAGCCACTTCCTGAAATCGAAGCAAGATTTTGTGACAAAAATGTCCTTATAAGAGTACACtgtgaaaaaaagaaagatgtcATAGAGAAAACAATTGCTGAAATTGAAAAGTTGCACCTTACAATAGTCAACAGCAGTGTTATGTCATTTGGGAGTCTCGCTCTCGACATAACTATTATCGCGCAG ATGGATAAGGAATTCTGTTTGACATTAAAGGAACTCGTGAAGAAGTTGCAGTCGACTCTGCGCTTGTTTTAA